In a single window of the Pseudomonas sp. B21-015 genome:
- the rnk gene encoding nucleoside diphosphate kinase regulator: MTAPSITLTRLDVQRLERLIDSLDDTLPGVIALQTELDRADTLVGHEDVPADVVTMNSKVHCREESSGKDYHLTLVYPKDANADEGRISILAPVGSALLGLKVGQHIDWPAPGGKTLKLTLLEVESQPANGGDFPE, from the coding sequence ATGACCGCACCTTCCATCACCCTTACCCGTCTGGACGTGCAACGTCTGGAGCGCCTGATCGACAGCCTGGATGACACGCTGCCGGGCGTTATCGCGCTGCAAACCGAACTGGATCGCGCCGATACCCTGGTCGGTCACGAAGATGTGCCTGCTGATGTCGTGACCATGAATTCCAAAGTGCATTGCCGTGAAGAAAGCAGCGGCAAGGACTACCACCTGACGTTGGTTTACCCCAAGGACGCCAACGCCGACGAAGGCAGGATCTCCATTCTGGCGCCGGTCGGTAGCGCACTGCTGGGTCTCAAGGTCGGTCAGCACATTGACTGGCCTGCTCCGGGTGGCAAGACCCTGAAACTGACCTTGCTGGAAGTCGAATCGCAGCCGGCCAATGGCGGCGACTTCCCGGAATAA
- the dapF gene encoding diaminopimelate epimerase, translating into MLLRFTKMHGLGNDFMVLDLVSQHAHILPKHAKLWGDRHTGIGFDQLLIVEAPSNPDVDFRYRIFNADGSEVEQCGNGARCFARFVLDKRLTAKRLIRVETKSGIIELDIRNDGQISVNMGAPRLVPAEIPFEAPSQALSYQVDVDGTSVELAAVSMGNPHAVLRVSDINNAPVHELGPKIEHHPRFPARVNVGFLQVIDRSRAQLRVWERGAGETQACGTGACAAAVAAISQGWMDSPLLIDLPGGRLSIEWAGPGQPVMMTGPAVRVYEGQVRL; encoded by the coding sequence ATGCTGCTGCGTTTTACCAAGATGCACGGCCTGGGCAATGACTTCATGGTCCTCGACCTGGTCAGCCAGCACGCGCACATCCTGCCCAAGCACGCAAAGCTTTGGGGCGATCGGCACACCGGCATCGGGTTCGACCAGTTGCTGATCGTCGAAGCCCCCAGCAACCCGGACGTGGATTTCCGCTATCGGATCTTCAACGCCGACGGCTCCGAAGTGGAACAGTGCGGCAACGGTGCGCGCTGTTTCGCCCGCTTCGTTCTCGACAAGCGCCTGACCGCCAAGCGGCTGATTCGCGTCGAGACCAAAAGCGGCATCATCGAACTGGACATCCGCAACGATGGCCAGATCAGCGTCAACATGGGCGCTCCGCGCCTGGTGCCGGCCGAGATTCCGTTCGAAGCCCCGAGCCAGGCCCTGAGCTATCAGGTCGACGTCGACGGCACCTCGGTCGAACTGGCCGCGGTGTCCATGGGCAACCCCCATGCCGTGTTGCGGGTCAGCGACATCAACAACGCACCGGTGCATGAACTGGGACCGAAAATCGAACATCACCCGCGCTTCCCGGCGCGGGTCAATGTTGGTTTTCTCCAGGTCATCGACCGGAGCCGTGCGCAGTTGCGCGTCTGGGAACGCGGGGCCGGGGAAACCCAGGCATGCGGAACCGGTGCCTGTGCCGCCGCAGTGGCCGCGATCAGCCAGGGGTGGATGGATTCGCCGCTATTGATCGACCTGCCCGGCGGGCGTTTGTCCATTGAATGGGCAGGCCCTGGCCAACCGGTCATGATGACCGGCCCGGCAGTGCGCGTATACGAAGGACAAGTGCGTCTTTGA
- the cyaY gene encoding iron donor protein CyaY, giving the protein MSLTEARFHDLVDATQQSLEDIFDESDLDIDLESSAGVLTVKFENGSQLIFSRQEPLRQLWLAAVSGGFHFDYDEESKRWMCDKSDEQLGEMLERIVKQQADVELDFEGL; this is encoded by the coding sequence ATGAGTTTGACCGAAGCCCGTTTCCACGACCTGGTCGATGCAACCCAGCAGTCGCTGGAGGATATTTTCGACGAAAGTGACCTGGATATCGATCTGGAGAGCTCGGCCGGTGTGCTCACCGTCAAGTTCGAAAACGGCAGCCAATTGATTTTCAGTCGGCAGGAGCCATTGCGACAGTTGTGGCTGGCGGCGGTGTCCGGTGGCTTCCACTTCGATTACGACGAAGAGAGCAAGCGCTGGATGTGCGACAAGAGCGACGAACAACTGGGCGAGATGCTCGAGCGCATCGTCAAGCAGCAAGCCGACGTCGAACTCGATTTCGAAGGCCTGTGA
- a CDS encoding glutathione S-transferase codes for MLKLYGFCVSNYYNMVKLALLEKGLPFEEVPFYPSATPEALAISPRGKVPVLGVEQGFINETSVILEYLEQSQKGTPLLSSEPFERAQALALAKEVELYIELPARACYPEAFFGMSVPEAIKDKTKAELLLGFASLGRHGKFAPYVAGDSLSIADLYFLYSVPMACAVAQKLFDIDLLAEMPAARALLERLGQNPHVQRIAKDKDAAMPAFLEMIASKK; via the coding sequence ATGCTCAAGCTTTATGGATTTTGCGTCAGCAACTACTACAACATGGTCAAGCTGGCGTTGCTGGAGAAGGGACTGCCGTTTGAAGAAGTGCCGTTTTACCCAAGCGCAACCCCCGAGGCGCTGGCTATCAGCCCACGTGGAAAGGTTCCGGTGCTGGGCGTCGAACAAGGTTTCATCAACGAAACCAGCGTGATTCTCGAGTACCTCGAACAGAGTCAGAAAGGCACGCCGCTGCTGTCCAGCGAGCCCTTCGAGCGAGCGCAGGCGCTGGCTTTGGCCAAGGAAGTCGAGTTGTACATCGAACTGCCGGCGCGCGCCTGCTACCCCGAAGCATTTTTCGGCATGTCTGTGCCGGAGGCGATCAAGGACAAGACCAAGGCCGAGCTGCTGCTGGGGTTCGCCTCGCTGGGCAGGCACGGCAAGTTCGCCCCTTACGTAGCGGGCGACAGTCTCAGCATTGCGGATTTGTATTTCCTGTACAGCGTGCCGATGGCCTGTGCCGTGGCGCAGAAGCTGTTCGATATTGATCTGCTGGCCGAGATGCCAGCGGCCAGGGCGCTGCTGGAGCGTCTGGGGCAGAACCCGCATGTACAGCGGATCGCAAAGGACAAGGACGCGGCGATGCCAGCGTTCCTGGAGATGATCGCGTCGAAGAAGTAA
- the argH gene encoding argininosuccinate lyase yields MSTDKTNQSWGGRFSEPVDAFVARFTASVTFDQRLYRHDIMGSIAHATMLAKVGVLTDAERDSIIDGLKTIQGEIEAGQFDWRIDLEDVHMNIEARLTDRIGVTGKKLHTGRSRNDQVATDIRLWLRDEIDLILGEITRLQQGLLEQAEREAGSIMPGFTHLQTAQPVTFGHHMLAWFEMLSRDYERLVDCRKRTNRMPLGSAALAGTTYPIDREYTAQLLGFDAVGGNSLDNVSDRDFAIEFCSAASIAMMHLSRFSEELVLWTSAQFQFIDLPDRFCTGSSIMPQKKNPDVPELVRGKTGRVFGALMGLLTLMKGQPLAYNKDNQEDKEPLFDAADTLRDSLRAFADMIPAIKPKHAMMREAALRGFSTATDLADYLVRRGLPFRDCHEIVGHAVKYGVESGKDLAEMSLEELRKFSDQIEQDVFAVLTLEGSVNARDHIGGTAPAQVKKAVARGQALLASR; encoded by the coding sequence ATGAGCACTGACAAGACCAATCAGTCCTGGGGCGGCCGCTTCAGTGAACCCGTCGACGCCTTCGTCGCCCGCTTCACCGCCTCCGTCACCTTCGACCAGCGCCTGTATCGCCACGACATCATGGGCTCGATCGCCCACGCCACCATGCTGGCCAAGGTCGGCGTGCTGACCGATGCCGAGCGCGACAGCATCATCGATGGCCTCAAGACCATCCAGGGTGAAATCGAGGCCGGCCAGTTCGACTGGCGCATCGACCTCGAAGACGTGCACATGAACATCGAGGCGCGTCTGACCGACCGCATCGGCGTGACCGGTAAAAAACTGCACACCGGCCGCAGCCGTAACGACCAGGTCGCCACCGACATCCGCCTGTGGCTGCGTGACGAGATCGACCTGATCCTCGGCGAAATCACCCGCCTGCAACAAGGCTTGCTGGAGCAGGCCGAGCGCGAAGCCGGCAGTATCATGCCAGGCTTCACGCACCTGCAAACCGCACAGCCGGTGACCTTCGGACACCACATGCTGGCCTGGTTCGAAATGCTCAGCCGCGACTACGAGCGTCTGGTGGACTGCCGCAAGCGCACCAACCGCATGCCGCTGGGCAGCGCCGCACTGGCCGGTACCACCTACCCGATCGACCGCGAATACACCGCGCAACTGCTGGGATTCGACGCTGTCGGCGGCAACTCCCTGGACAACGTGTCCGATCGCGACTTCGCCATCGAGTTCTGCTCGGCCGCCAGCATCGCGATGATGCACTTGTCGCGGTTCTCCGAAGAGCTGGTGCTGTGGACCAGCGCGCAGTTCCAGTTCATCGATCTGCCGGACCGTTTCTGCACCGGCAGTTCGATCATGCCGCAAAAGAAAAACCCGGACGTGCCGGAGCTGGTTCGCGGCAAGACTGGCCGGGTGTTCGGCGCACTGATGGGCCTGCTGACCCTGATGAAAGGCCAGCCCCTGGCCTACAACAAGGACAACCAGGAAGACAAGGAACCGCTGTTTGACGCCGCCGACACTTTGCGCGACTCGCTGCGGGCCTTTGCCGACATGATCCCGGCGATCAAGCCCAAGCACGCCATGATGCGCGAAGCGGCCCTGCGCGGTTTCTCCACGGCCACCGACCTGGCCGACTACCTGGTACGCCGCGGGCTGCCGTTCCGTGACTGCCACGAGATCGTTGGCCACGCGGTGAAGTACGGCGTGGAAAGCGGCAAGGACCTGGCGGAAATGAGCCTGGAAGAACTGCGCAAATTCAGCGACCAGATCGAGCAGGACGTGTTTGCCGTGCTGACCCTGGAAGGTTCGGTGAATGCCCGTGACCATATCGGCGGGACTGCGCCGGCGCAGGTCAAGAAGGCTGTTGCTCGCGGTCAGGCGCTGCTCGCCAGCCGCTAA
- the lptM gene encoding LPS translocon maturation chaperone LptM — translation MKRLISSLAALVAVACLVSACGQKGPLYLPDENQDPAEQAKSSQQTPSKAHKHDVY, via the coding sequence ATGAAGCGCCTGATCTCTTCCCTTGCTGCGCTCGTCGCGGTTGCCTGCCTGGTGTCGGCCTGTGGTCAAAAAGGCCCGCTGTACCTGCCCGATGAAAATCAGGATCCTGCAGAGCAAGCCAAATCGTCGCAGCAGACTCCGTCGAAAGCTCACAAGCACGACGTCTACTAA
- a CDS encoding TIGR02647 family protein, whose amino-acid sequence MSLTPELVAELEILALFNLDSSQEGLKIHQTAAPKAIAAAQRLFDKELITQPDGGYLTSLGRDAAQNVQTVLTILSVRETA is encoded by the coding sequence ATGTCGCTTACCCCTGAGCTGGTTGCCGAACTGGAAATCCTCGCACTCTTCAACCTGGACAGTTCCCAGGAAGGTTTGAAAATTCATCAGACCGCTGCCCCGAAAGCCATTGCCGCCGCCCAAAGACTGTTCGACAAAGAATTGATCACCCAACCCGATGGCGGTTACCTGACCAGCCTGGGTCGTGACGCTGCACAAAACGTGCAAACCGTTCTAACCATTCTGTCCGTGCGGGAAACTGCCTGA
- the lysA gene encoding diaminopimelate decarboxylase — protein MDAFNYRDGELFAEGVALSAIAERFGTPTYVYSRAHIESQYLAYADALAGTPHLVCFAVKANSNLGVLNVLARLGAGFDIVSRGELERVLAAGGSADKIVFSGVGKTRDDMRRALEVGVHCFNVESTDELERLQVVAAELGVRAPISLRVNPDVDAGTHPYISTGLKENKFGIAIADAEDVYIRAAQLPNLEVVGVDCHIGSQLTTLPPFIDALDRLLGLVDRLGDCGIYLRHIDLGGGLGVRYRDEEPPLAADYIKAVRERLDGRDLALVFEPGRFIVANAGVLLTQVEYLKHTEHKDFAIVDAAMNDLIRPALYQAWMDVTAVRPRNSAARAYDIVGPICETGDFLAKDRQLALEEGDLLAVHSAGAYGFVMSSNYNTRGRTAEVLVDGDQAFEVRRREAVAELFAGESLLPE, from the coding sequence ATGGACGCTTTTAACTACCGTGACGGCGAGCTGTTCGCGGAAGGTGTTGCCCTGTCCGCCATCGCCGAACGCTTTGGAACACCGACCTACGTCTACTCCCGTGCCCACATCGAATCCCAGTACCTGGCTTACGCCGATGCGCTGGCCGGCACGCCGCATCTGGTCTGCTTTGCGGTCAAGGCCAACTCCAACCTGGGTGTACTGAATGTCCTGGCCCGCCTTGGCGCCGGTTTCGACATCGTTTCCCGTGGCGAGCTGGAGCGCGTACTGGCCGCGGGCGGCAGCGCCGACAAGATCGTGTTCTCCGGTGTCGGCAAGACCCGTGACGACATGCGTCGCGCCCTGGAAGTCGGCGTGCATTGCTTCAACGTCGAATCCACCGATGAGCTGGAACGCCTGCAAGTGGTGGCAGCCGAGCTGGGCGTTCGCGCGCCGATCTCGCTGCGCGTCAACCCGGACGTCGATGCCGGCACTCACCCGTACATTTCTACCGGTCTTAAAGAAAACAAGTTCGGCATCGCCATCGCCGACGCCGAAGACGTGTACATCCGTGCCGCGCAACTGCCTAACCTGGAAGTGGTCGGCGTCGATTGCCACATCGGTTCGCAACTGACCACCCTGCCGCCGTTCATCGATGCCCTCGACCGTCTGCTGGGCCTGGTCGACCGCCTCGGCGATTGCGGCATCTATCTGCGCCACATCGATCTCGGTGGTGGCTTGGGTGTGCGTTATCGCGATGAAGAGCCGCCATTGGCTGCCGACTACATCAAAGCCGTGCGCGAACGTCTCGACGGTCGTGACCTGGCGCTGGTGTTCGAACCAGGCCGCTTCATCGTCGCCAACGCCGGCGTGCTGCTGACCCAGGTCGAATACCTCAAGCACACCGAACACAAAGACTTCGCCATCGTCGACGCGGCCATGAACGACCTGATTCGCCCGGCGCTGTATCAAGCCTGGATGGACGTCACCGCCGTGCGCCCGCGCAACAGCGCCGCTCGCGCCTACGACATCGTCGGCCCGATCTGCGAAACCGGCGACTTCCTGGCCAAGGATCGTCAGCTGGCCCTGGAAGAAGGCGATCTGCTGGCCGTGCATTCGGCCGGTGCCTACGGGTTTGTCATGAGTTCCAACTACAACACCCGCGGCCGTACCGCTGAAGTGTTGGTGGACGGTGATCAGGCATTTGAAGTGCGTCGCCGTGAGGCGGTAGCCGAGTTGTTTGCTGGCGAAAGCCTGCTGCCGGAGTAA
- a CDS encoding DUF484 family protein, producing the protein MTDKPQVPALQPDESPSESLEAAAIAAYLEAHPDFFIEHEELLPALRIPHQRGDTISLVERQMTILRDRNIELRHRLSHLMDVARDNDRLFDKTRRLILALMDATSLEDVVISVEDSLRQDFQVPFVSLILLGDNPMPVGRWVTHADAQTAIGGLLSEDKSVSGSLREYELDFLFGEEQRKQIGSTAVVAISHQGIHGVLAIASHDPQHYKSSVGTLFLSYIAEVMGRVLPRVNNSLRSVR; encoded by the coding sequence ATGACCGACAAGCCTCAGGTTCCCGCCCTACAGCCCGACGAATCCCCTTCCGAAAGCCTTGAGGCGGCGGCGATTGCCGCGTACCTGGAGGCTCATCCGGATTTCTTCATCGAGCACGAAGAACTGCTCCCGGCCCTGCGCATTCCGCACCAGCGCGGCGACACCATTTCGCTGGTCGAACGCCAGATGACGATTCTGCGCGACCGCAACATCGAGTTGCGTCACCGCCTCTCGCACTTGATGGACGTGGCCCGCGACAACGACCGTCTCTTCGATAAAACCCGTCGCCTGATTCTCGCGCTGATGGACGCCACCAGCCTGGAAGACGTGGTGATCAGCGTCGAAGACAGCCTGCGCCAGGACTTCCAGGTGCCCTTTGTCAGCTTGATCCTGTTGGGCGACAACCCGATGCCGGTGGGGCGCTGGGTGACACATGCCGACGCGCAAACAGCCATCGGCGGTTTGCTCTCGGAAGACAAAAGCGTCAGCGGCAGCCTGCGTGAATACGAACTGGACTTCCTGTTCGGCGAAGAACAGCGCAAGCAGATCGGCTCCACTGCCGTCGTCGCCATCAGCCACCAGGGCATCCACGGCGTCCTGGCCATCGCCAGCCACGATCCGCAGCACTACAAAAGTTCGGTGGGCACGCTGTTCCTGAGTTACATCGCCGAAGTCATGGGCCGCGTGCTGCCACGGGTCAACAATTCCCTGCGCTCGGTACGCTAA
- the xerC gene encoding tyrosine recombinase XerC codes for MERQLDAYCEHLRSERQVSPHTLYAYRRDLDKVLGWCLKQNIGSWAALDIQRLRSLIARLHAQGQSSRSLARLLSAVRGLYHYLNREGLCDHDPANGLAPPKGERRLPKTLDTDRALQLLEGAVEDDFLARRDQAILELFYSSGLRLSELTGLNLDQLDLADGMVQVLGKGSKTRLLPVGKKAREALELWLPLRAMTNPADDAVFVSQQGRRLGPRAIQVRVKAAGERELGQNLHPHMLRHSFASHLLESSQDLRAVQELLGHSDIKTTQIYTHLDFQHLATVYDSAHPRAKRIKGDDS; via the coding sequence ATGGAACGACAACTGGACGCTTACTGCGAACACCTGCGCAGTGAGCGGCAGGTGTCGCCACACACGCTGTACGCCTACCGCCGCGACCTCGACAAAGTGCTGGGCTGGTGCCTCAAACAAAACATCGGTAGCTGGGCCGCGCTGGACATCCAGCGTCTGCGCAGCCTGATCGCTCGTTTGCATGCCCAAGGCCAGTCGTCCCGCAGCCTGGCGCGACTGCTCTCGGCGGTGCGCGGGCTCTATCACTATCTGAACCGCGAAGGTCTGTGCGACCACGACCCGGCCAATGGTCTGGCACCGCCCAAGGGCGAACGCCGCCTGCCGAAAACCCTCGACACCGATCGCGCGTTGCAACTGCTGGAAGGCGCGGTTGAGGATGACTTTCTGGCGCGTCGGGATCAGGCAATTCTGGAGCTGTTCTATTCCTCCGGCTTGCGGCTTTCGGAGCTGACCGGACTCAACCTTGATCAGCTGGATCTGGCTGACGGCATGGTTCAGGTCCTAGGCAAGGGCAGCAAGACGCGACTGCTGCCGGTGGGCAAAAAGGCTCGTGAAGCACTGGAGCTATGGTTGCCGTTGCGGGCCATGACCAACCCGGCGGATGACGCGGTGTTTGTCAGCCAGCAAGGTCGGCGCCTTGGCCCTCGGGCGATTCAGGTGCGGGTCAAGGCCGCCGGCGAGCGCGAGCTGGGGCAGAACCTGCATCCGCACATGTTGCGACATTCCTTCGCCAGTCATTTGCTGGAGTCCTCCCAGGACTTGCGCGCGGTGCAGGAATTGCTCGGCCACTCGGACATCAAGACCACCCAGATCTATACCCACCTGGACTTCCAGCACCTGGCGACGGTCTACGACAGCGCCCATCCACGGGCCAAACGCATTAAAGGCGATGATTCATGA
- a CDS encoding class I adenylate cyclase: MTRTHEIRPDLDEGIDRKVLSQLRARFLKLNEGRMARAMEGLSTRQQAVLTLLPLFFHVNHPLLPGYVSGSTPAGLSNYEPDTNTLAEAQRLTRSFSYKPRHGSNPPRPIHGLFLMGSLGTLAQADQSDMDVWVCHGPDLSESELAELRKKCQLLEIWAASQGAEAHFFLIDPARFVLGERDTQLSSEDCGTTQHYLLLDEFYRTAIWLAGRTPIWWLVPVYEEAAYDRYTHTLLSKRFIRADETLDLGHLAYIPPGEFVGAGLWQLFKGIESPYKSVLKLLLTEVYASEHPKVHCLSLRFKQAVFANQLDLDELDPYMVVYRRIEEYLTARGEPERLELVRRALYLKVNRKLTGSSGRTQSWQRSLLERLAHEWHWDQRQLALLDSRSQWKVRQVSAERRALVSELNYSYRFLTQFARNEQTVSLINKRDLNVLGRRLYAAFERKADKVEFINPGIAPDLAEDTLTLVQAPNKREPGQTQWGLYNGSLAAHEWEHFAPIKRSRQLLELLTWCHRNGVIDSSTRLALHPGTSDLSEFELFNLLGSLQQSIALPLTTVAEEPLLRASVPSEVLILVNVGIDPLKHHRDLNILMTTERTDSLSYAGVRENLVLTLDQVTLNSWNEVLVSRFGGPHALLDCLRDYLNNLPSGPEQPKLRVRCFCHNRAQFIARRVEEILDTAQNLLLSKLNHRYLIQVQQHYHVLELVPGQINHVALATLPALLAYLSEELASYSPLHLDPMALEDHDLALILPMGQPDCVQVFYRINNEHQADLYVLDEFNALWQQRLPYHDEQSLLVPLQRFLQSIQYRRDALLPMDAAQPLSLDTLYYQLLPSGTARARRVEARPAPQTPVNKPFYDVQAIVGKAAPGQVQVTLYCNQREFSELEHGDQLFSVVAREIVEQRRETERYRCYITDLDLSGLLGDGQSSSQLYLRYKADLENALNEALEQV, translated from the coding sequence ATGACCCGCACCCATGAAATCCGCCCCGATCTGGACGAGGGAATCGACCGCAAGGTTCTCAGCCAGCTGCGCGCCCGTTTTCTGAAGCTCAACGAGGGCCGCATGGCCCGTGCCATGGAAGGGTTGTCGACCCGCCAGCAAGCGGTTCTGACCTTGTTGCCGCTGTTTTTCCACGTCAATCATCCGCTATTGCCGGGTTACGTTTCGGGTAGCACCCCAGCCGGGTTGTCGAATTACGAACCCGACACCAACACCCTCGCCGAAGCCCAACGCCTGACCCGCTCGTTTTCCTACAAGCCACGCCACGGCAGCAATCCGCCGCGACCGATTCACGGCCTGTTCCTGATGGGCAGCCTCGGCACTCTGGCCCAGGCTGACCAGAGCGACATGGATGTATGGGTCTGCCACGGGCCGGACTTGAGCGAAAGCGAGCTTGCTGAGCTGCGCAAGAAATGCCAGTTGCTTGAGATATGGGCCGCCAGCCAGGGCGCCGAGGCGCATTTCTTCCTGATCGACCCGGCCCGCTTCGTGCTCGGCGAACGCGATACGCAATTGAGTTCGGAAGACTGCGGCACCACCCAGCACTATCTGCTGCTGGACGAGTTCTACCGCACCGCAATCTGGCTGGCCGGGCGCACACCCATCTGGTGGCTGGTGCCGGTTTACGAAGAGGCGGCGTATGACCGTTACACCCATACGCTGCTTTCCAAGCGTTTCATCCGTGCCGACGAAACCCTGGACCTGGGGCATCTGGCGTACATCCCGCCCGGGGAATTCGTTGGTGCCGGGCTCTGGCAGTTATTCAAAGGCATTGAGTCACCGTACAAATCGGTGCTCAAACTGCTGCTGACCGAGGTTTACGCCAGCGAACACCCCAAGGTCCACTGCCTGAGCCTGCGTTTCAAGCAGGCCGTGTTTGCCAATCAACTGGACCTCGATGAGCTGGACCCGTACATGGTGGTTTACCGGCGCATCGAGGAATACCTCACGGCCCGGGGCGAACCGGAACGGCTGGAGCTGGTACGCCGCGCGCTGTACCTGAAGGTCAATCGCAAGCTCACCGGCAGCAGCGGACGCACCCAGAGCTGGCAGCGTTCGCTGCTCGAACGCCTGGCCCACGAATGGCATTGGGATCAGCGTCAGTTGGCATTGCTCGACAGCCGCAGCCAGTGGAAAGTCCGCCAGGTCAGCGCCGAACGGCGGGCCCTGGTCAGCGAGCTGAATTACAGCTACCGCTTCCTGACGCAGTTTGCCCGCAACGAACAGACCGTCAGCCTGATCAACAAACGCGACCTCAATGTGCTGGGCCGGCGGTTGTACGCGGCCTTCGAACGCAAGGCCGACAAGGTCGAATTCATCAACCCGGGCATCGCCCCCGATCTCGCCGAAGACACCCTGACGCTGGTGCAAGCCCCGAACAAGAGAGAACCGGGACAAACCCAATGGGGTTTGTACAACGGCAGCCTGGCCGCCCACGAGTGGGAGCATTTCGCGCCCATCAAGCGCAGCCGTCAGTTACTGGAGCTGCTCACCTGGTGCCACCGCAATGGCGTGATCGACAGCAGCACCCGCCTGGCCCTGCACCCCGGCACCAGCGACTTGAGCGAGTTCGAACTGTTCAACTTGCTCGGCAGCCTGCAACAAAGCATCGCCCTGCCCCTGACCACCGTCGCCGAGGAGCCTTTGCTGCGCGCCAGCGTGCCGAGCGAAGTACTGATTCTGGTGAACGTCGGCATCGATCCGCTCAAGCACCATCGCGACCTGAATATCCTGATGACTACCGAGCGCACCGATTCCCTGAGCTACGCCGGCGTGCGGGAAAACCTGGTGCTGACCCTGGATCAGGTCACGCTCAATAGTTGGAATGAGGTGCTGGTCAGCCGCTTTGGCGGCCCCCACGCTCTGCTCGACTGCCTGCGCGATTACCTCAACAACCTGCCAAGCGGGCCAGAGCAGCCCAAGTTGCGGGTGCGTTGCTTCTGCCACAACCGCGCGCAATTCATCGCCCGACGGGTTGAAGAAATCCTCGACACCGCGCAGAACCTGCTGCTGAGCAAACTCAATCATCGTTACCTGATTCAGGTCCAGCAGCATTACCACGTGCTGGAGCTGGTGCCCGGCCAGATCAATCACGTTGCCCTCGCCACGCTGCCGGCGCTGCTTGCCTACCTCAGCGAAGAACTGGCGAGCTACAGCCCCCTGCATCTGGACCCGATGGCGCTGGAAGACCACGATCTGGCGCTGATCCTGCCCATGGGGCAACCCGACTGCGTTCAGGTGTTCTACCGAATCAACAACGAACACCAGGCTGATTTGTACGTACTGGATGAATTCAATGCCCTGTGGCAGCAGCGCTTGCCCTATCACGACGAGCAAAGCCTGCTGGTGCCGCTGCAACGTTTCCTGCAATCGATCCAGTACCGGCGCGACGCCTTGCTGCCGATGGACGCCGCCCAACCACTGAGCCTGGACACTTTGTATTACCAATTGTTGCCTTCGGGTACCGCGCGGGCGCGTCGGGTCGAAGCCCGGCCGGCACCGCAAACCCCGGTCAACAAACCGTTCTACGACGTGCAGGCGATCGTCGGCAAAGCCGCACCGGGACAGGTGCAGGTCACGTTGTATTGCAATCAGCGGGAATTTTCAGAGCTGGAACATGGCGACCAACTGTTCAGCGTGGTCGCCCGGGAAATCGTCGAGCAGCGCCGCGAGACCGAACGCTATCGCTGCTACATCACCGACCTGGACCTGTCGGGCTTGCTCGGTGATGGTCAGAGTTCAAGCCAGCTGTATCTGCGTTACAAGGCCGACCTGGAGAACGCATTGAACGAGGCGCTCGAGCAGGTCTGA
- a CDS encoding DUF1289 domain-containing protein: MTQPAPVRPPKPLYSNVSPAVPSPCSGVCRLDEQKVCLGCFRHVEDIREWRSADDERRRVICAQASNRKTTANPL, encoded by the coding sequence ATGACCCAGCCTGCGCCCGTTCGCCCGCCCAAACCGCTCTATAGCAACGTCAGCCCGGCAGTGCCTTCGCCGTGCAGCGGTGTGTGTCGGTTGGATGAGCAGAAGGTTTGCCTCGGGTGTTTTCGGCATGTCGAAGATATTCGCGAATGGCGCTCGGCCGACGATGAGCGGCGGCGGGTAATCTGCGCGCAGGCCTCGAATCGCAAGACCACCGCCAATCCCTTGTAG